The Halonatronomonas betaini genome includes a region encoding these proteins:
- the hemC gene encoding hydroxymethylbilane synthase has protein sequence METFETIVIGSRASELALAQAAAVEKMIKEYYSDTGVEIKEIITKGDQIIDKPFHEIDGKGLFLKELEKELLAGEIDLAVHSLKDVPTELPAGLELLGPTLRADARDVFISLEYNSVSELPEGAVVGTSSLRRTSQLLGFRPDLVVKPIRGNVNTRLEKLAEEDYDGIVLAAAGLERLGMTDRISDYFSPRSFLPAAGQGALAIEIASDNEGIREFLSRLINKDLENELTAERTLLKVLGGGCQVPVGAYARVINEELTLYGLVGSLDGQKIVRDEITGRPEFASQLARDLAGKLKEAGASEILEEVRNDDG, from the coding sequence ATGGAAACTTTTGAAACTATTGTGATTGGCAGCAGGGCAAGTGAGTTAGCACTGGCTCAGGCTGCTGCTGTGGAGAAAATGATCAAAGAGTATTATTCTGATACTGGTGTGGAGATAAAGGAAATAATTACAAAGGGTGATCAGATTATCGATAAACCTTTCCATGAGATTGATGGGAAAGGACTTTTTTTAAAGGAATTAGAGAAAGAACTGCTTGCTGGCGAGATTGATCTGGCTGTTCATAGCTTAAAGGATGTGCCAACAGAACTGCCTGCCGGGCTTGAACTTTTAGGGCCGACTTTAAGGGCTGATGCCAGGGATGTTTTTATTTCTCTGGAGTATAATTCAGTCTCGGAGTTGCCTGAGGGGGCAGTTGTTGGTACCAGCAGCTTAAGGCGGACCAGTCAGCTTTTAGGTTTTCGGCCTGACCTGGTTGTTAAACCGATTAGAGGCAATGTAAATACCAGGCTGGAAAAGCTTGCTGAGGAAGATTATGACGGGATAGTTCTGGCGGCAGCCGGGCTTGAGCGGCTGGGAATGACTGATAGAATTTCTGATTATTTTTCACCGAGAAGCTTTCTGCCGGCGGCAGGTCAGGGAGCGCTGGCGATTGAGATTGCCTCTGATAATGAGGGGATCAGGGAGTTTTTAAGCAGGTTGATTAACAAAGATCTTGAGAATGAGCTGACTGCTGAGAGAACTCTGCTGAAAGTTTTAGGTGGCGGCTGTCAGGTTCCTGTTGGAGCCTATGCCAGGGTGATTAATGAAGAGTTAACTCTTTACGGATTGGTTGGTTCCCTTGATGGTCAAAAGATAGTCAGGGATGAGATTACTGGCAGGCCTGAATTTGCCAGTCAGCTGGCCAGGGATTTAGCCGGTAAATTAAAAGAAGCTGGTGCATCTGAAATACTTGAGGAGGTTCGGAATGATGATGGGTAA
- a CDS encoding bifunctional metallophosphatase/5'-nucleotidase, translating into MRKRNLGIIVVALVLAFVFTVGQAQALDTEIGETEILLVGAREHVRTNETNLANMITDMMRDLTGADIAITNGGGIRDSVDVGPITLEDALDIHPFENVIVTQELTGEQLWAALENGVSQFPEHDGRFLQVSGIRFAFDPAEPSGERVQWVHFDGEDLDMDATYVVATNDFMASGGDEFDMLEEAGVLEEFVALDEALIDHFQENSPVQPRVTGRITILE; encoded by the coding sequence ATGCGTAAAAGAAATTTAGGAATTATTGTAGTTGCTTTGGTTTTAGCTTTTGTCTTTACAGTTGGTCAGGCTCAGGCTCTTGATACTGAGATTGGTGAGACTGAAATATTGCTGGTAGGGGCAAGAGAACATGTTAGAACCAACGAGACTAATCTTGCGAACATGATTACTGATATGATGAGAGACCTAACCGGTGCAGATATAGCTATTACTAATGGTGGCGGTATCCGTGATTCAGTTGATGTTGGTCCGATTACTTTAGAAGATGCCCTTGATATTCATCCATTTGAAAATGTTATTGTTACCCAGGAGTTAACTGGCGAGCAGCTCTGGGCAGCTCTTGAAAATGGCGTAAGTCAGTTCCCTGAGCATGATGGCCGCTTCTTGCAGGTTAGTGGAATTAGATTTGCCTTTGATCCAGCAGAACCATCTGGCGAAAGAGTTCAGTGGGTCCATTTTGACGGTGAAGATCTAGATATGGATGCTACCTATGTTGTAGCTACCAATGATTTCATGGCTTCAGGTGGCGATGAGTTTGATATGCTAGAAGAAGCTGGAGTTTTAGAAGAATTTGTTGCTCTTGATGAAGCATTGATAGATCACTTCCAGGAAAATAGTCCTGTACAGCCTAGAGTTACAGGTAGAATAACTATTCTTGAATAA
- a CDS encoding bifunctional metallophosphatase/5'-nucleotidase: MKLTRKLLIISFVMVFAVMSISMVGYGAGDDLIVLHTNDIHGRIEIGDDYMGFPYIASVIEEYRQNYEHVLVMDAGDTIHGRPITDRLYGESTVELMNFIGYDVMVPGNHDFNFGYERLLELEEIMEFDLVAANVEKDGELLFNPYVIREVGDYTIGIFGLATSATYSTTHPDNIRGIDFTDMAEATERYVDVLRNDYGVDMVIGLGHIGLSASSDVVTQVAGVDLFVDGHSHSLLREGEWHDDTLIVQANEYTKYLGKVEIGLGADRPEMTASVMAFEDVTAEFNPNEEVITMLDDFRAEVRRIMLGN; encoded by the coding sequence ATGAAGCTAACCAGAAAGTTATTGATTATTAGTTTTGTTATGGTTTTTGCTGTAATGTCAATTAGTATGGTTGGTTACGGGGCTGGCGATGATCTGATTGTGTTGCATACCAATGATATTCATGGCCGGATTGAGATTGGCGATGACTATATGGGATTTCCCTATATAGCCTCTGTAATCGAGGAGTATCGTCAGAATTATGAGCATGTGCTGGTAATGGATGCCGGCGATACGATTCATGGCAGACCGATTACTGACAGACTTTATGGTGAGAGTACTGTTGAGCTTATGAACTTTATCGGCTATGATGTGATGGTTCCTGGAAATCACGATTTTAACTTTGGTTATGAGCGGTTACTTGAGTTAGAAGAGATAATGGAATTTGATCTTGTAGCTGCCAATGTTGAAAAAGACGGGGAATTGCTATTTAATCCTTATGTGATCCGGGAGGTTGGCGATTATACTATCGGTATTTTTGGTTTAGCCACTTCTGCGACTTATAGTACTACCCATCCTGATAATATAAGGGGCATAGATTTCACTGATATGGCTGAGGCTACTGAAAGGTATGTCGATGTCTTAAGAAACGATTATGGGGTCGATATGGTGATTGGATTGGGCCATATAGGGTTGAGTGCCTCCTCTGATGTTGTAACTCAGGTTGCCGGGGTAGATCTTTTTGTTGATGGCCACAGTCATAGCCTTTTAAGAGAAGGCGAATGGCATGATGATACATTGATTGTCCAGGCCAATGAGTATACCAAGTATTTAGGTAAGGTTGAAATTGGGCTTGGTGCTGATAGGCCAGAGATGACTGCATCAGTTATGGCTTTTGAAGATGTTACAGCTGAATTTAATCCAAATGAAGAAGTTATAACAATGCTTGATGATTTTAGAGCTGAAGTTCGGAGAATAATGCTCGGTAATTAA
- the cobA gene encoding uroporphyrinogen-III C-methyltransferase — MMMGKVYLVGSGAGDPGLLTCRGRELLERADEVYYDRLMEPSLLNYVKAGCKLVYVGKKPGAHSMGQDEINRRLAEAAGRSEVVVRLKGGDPLIFGRGGEEADYLKAKGVKFEIVPGISSAMAAPAYAGIPLTHRGIASSFTVLTGHHDPEQEDNEHNWQALARGSDTIVVLMGVGNFPGIQKQLLENGRDPETPVAFIERGTWPEQNVLVSRLGVAAEEADQARIKPPAIIVIGEVVGLRARLSWDKDLPLEGYRILNTRPAHQARVLTELLESEGAVVREAPAISIEPPADYTELDRALDRLEEYSWVIFTSTNGVDNFFNRMRVKGHDIRELAGVKLAAIGSKTGAALEDLGLKLNFVPDEYVAEGLVAGFDQADAGEKVLLPRTPLARETLAVGLEEKGYQVDELTAYLTEEAEMPEDVQGLIDDGMIDIVTLTSSSTVRSLVKSAGGAEYLEGIIGAAIGPITAETAREAGLDVPIVAKEYTIEGLRDAILDYVRNIEGGS, encoded by the coding sequence ATGATGATGGGTAAGGTCTATTTAGTTGGTTCTGGTGCCGGGGATCCTGGACTTTTAACCTGCCGGGGTCGAGAGTTGCTAGAACGTGCAGATGAGGTTTATTATGACCGTTTAATGGAGCCTTCTCTGTTAAATTATGTTAAGGCTGGCTGCAAGTTGGTTTATGTTGGCAAAAAGCCTGGTGCCCACAGTATGGGCCAGGATGAGATAAATCGGAGGCTGGCTGAAGCTGCTGGCAGGTCGGAAGTTGTTGTTAGATTAAAGGGCGGAGACCCTTTGATTTTTGGCCGAGGCGGTGAGGAGGCTGATTATTTAAAGGCTAAAGGTGTTAAGTTTGAGATTGTGCCAGGGATAAGCTCAGCCATGGCAGCTCCTGCCTATGCTGGCATCCCGCTGACTCATAGAGGAATTGCCTCATCCTTTACTGTTCTGACCGGGCATCATGACCCGGAACAGGAGGATAATGAACATAACTGGCAGGCTTTAGCCCGGGGTTCAGATACGATTGTTGTTTTAATGGGGGTCGGTAATTTTCCTGGGATTCAGAAACAGCTGCTGGAGAATGGCCGGGATCCTGAGACCCCTGTTGCTTTTATAGAGCGGGGAACCTGGCCGGAACAGAATGTGCTGGTTAGCAGGTTAGGTGTGGCTGCTGAGGAAGCTGATCAGGCCAGGATAAAACCGCCGGCTATCATTGTGATTGGTGAGGTTGTTGGTTTGCGGGCTAGATTAAGCTGGGATAAAGATCTGCCTTTAGAGGGTTATCGGATTTTGAATACTCGGCCGGCTCATCAGGCCAGAGTTTTGACTGAACTGCTGGAGAGTGAAGGGGCTGTTGTTAGAGAGGCTCCAGCTATTTCGATTGAGCCGCCAGCAGATTATACTGAACTTGACAGGGCCCTGGATAGGCTGGAAGAATATAGCTGGGTGATCTTTACCAGTACCAATGGAGTTGATAATTTCTTTAATAGAATGAGAGTTAAGGGCCATGATATCAGGGAGCTGGCCGGGGTTAAACTGGCTGCTATTGGCAGCAAGACTGGAGCTGCCCTGGAGGATTTAGGTTTAAAACTTAATTTTGTGCCAGATGAATATGTTGCTGAGGGACTTGTGGCCGGGTTTGATCAGGCCGATGCTGGCGAAAAGGTGCTCCTGCCAAGAACTCCTCTGGCCCGGGAGACTCTAGCTGTCGGTCTTGAAGAAAAGGGCTATCAGGTTGATGAGTTAACAGCTTATCTGACTGAGGAGGCTGAGATGCCTGAGGATGTTCAGGGATTGATAGATGATGGGATGATTGATATTGTGACATTAACAAGTTCGTCGACTGTGAGATCACTGGTGAAATCTGCTGGTGGGGCTGAATATCTTGAGGGAATAATCGGGGCTGCGATTGGACCGATAACTGCTGAGACTGCCAGGGAGGCTGGTCTTGATGTACCTATTGTTGCTAAAGAATATACGATTGAGGGCTTGCGAGATGCTATTTTAGATTATGTTAGAAATATTGAAGGAGGAAGTTGA
- the hemA gene encoding glutamyl-tRNA reductase has translation MGERLILLGLNHKTASVATREKVAFSEAEKIEFIGNLTDCHFCNGAVILATCNRTEIYMSTEDISDGRKLLINNLEGYLNEDIRDCTYFLTDDEIANHLFEVATGLDSMIQGEPQILGQVREAYEFSAGRGFCSTYLHELFNRAIRTGKRARSETGISEKAASVAYAAVELLKGEVSDIRDSKVLVIGAGEMGQIVLKNLLKLELKELAITNRTRARIQDFIQGEAVKDDFANCSALKVVDWDDKIKKINEYDIVVSSTNAPHPVLYGDRVIPELEMGKRQLPLYMIDLAMPRDIEAAIGEIENVELYMLDDLQEIVAENMKFRENECEAVYGIIAEEKLDWQDWCQTRKAVPLIKKLSNKAREISREEENRAINNLEGCNDQETIKEMGYRIINRLLHHPRIRLKEMLQEADSAEEEERILEIAFNLFGLENEGGN, from the coding sequence ATGGGGGAGCGTTTAATCCTATTAGGGTTAAATCATAAAACTGCTTCAGTTGCGACCAGGGAGAAGGTTGCCTTTTCTGAGGCTGAAAAGATTGAATTTATAGGTAACTTAACAGATTGTCATTTCTGCAATGGGGCAGTTATCCTTGCTACCTGTAACAGGACTGAAATCTATATGAGTACTGAGGATATCTCTGATGGCAGGAAGTTATTGATTAATAATCTTGAGGGTTATTTGAATGAAGATATCAGGGATTGTACATATTTTTTAACGGATGATGAAATTGCAAATCACTTATTTGAGGTTGCCACTGGCCTGGATTCCATGATTCAGGGGGAACCACAGATTTTAGGACAGGTTCGGGAGGCCTATGAGTTTTCTGCTGGCCGGGGCTTCTGTTCTACATATTTGCATGAGTTATTTAACCGGGCTATTAGAACTGGAAAAAGGGCCAGGTCTGAAACAGGTATCAGTGAAAAGGCTGCCTCGGTGGCCTATGCTGCTGTTGAATTATTAAAGGGCGAGGTTAGTGATATCAGGGATTCTAAGGTGCTGGTAATTGGAGCCGGTGAGATGGGGCAGATAGTTTTGAAGAATCTGCTCAAACTGGAGCTTAAGGAGCTGGCGATAACTAATCGGACCAGGGCCAGAATTCAGGATTTTATACAGGGGGAAGCTGTGAAAGATGATTTTGCAAACTGCAGTGCTTTAAAAGTTGTTGACTGGGATGATAAGATAAAGAAGATAAATGAATATGATATTGTGGTAAGTTCAACAAATGCGCCCCATCCTGTTTTATATGGAGATAGGGTTATTCCTGAATTGGAAATGGGGAAGAGACAGCTGCCGTTATATATGATTGATCTGGCGATGCCCAGGGATATTGAGGCTGCTATTGGGGAAATTGAGAATGTTGAGCTTTATATGCTTGATGATCTCCAGGAGATAGTTGCTGAAAATATGAAATTTAGAGAGAATGAATGTGAGGCTGTCTATGGGATAATTGCTGAAGAGAAGCTGGACTGGCAGGATTGGTGCCAGACCAGAAAGGCTGTGCCGTTGATAAAGAAGTTGAGTAATAAGGCCCGGGAGATAAGTAGAGAAGAAGAGAACCGGGCTATTAATAATCTTGAGGGTTGTAATGACCAGGAGACTATTAAGGAGATGGGCTATAGAATTATCAATCGGCTTTTGCATCACCCCAGGATCAGGTTAAAGGAAATGCTGCAGGAAGCTGATTCTGCCGAGGAAGAAGAACGAATACTGGAGATAGCTTTTAATTTGTTCGGTCTGGAAAATGAGGGTGGTAATTAA
- a CDS encoding precorrin-2 dehydrogenase/sirohydrochlorin ferrochelatase family protein gives MAGLPVFLKLEDKKVAVIGGGSVASRKVSSLVEAGAEIVVISPEINARLEGMVEAGLLEWRQKSYEYGDLKGFWLVIAATSDSSVNHQVYQEAKEMMQLYNIADRPDLSTFYTAARVKKGDLQIAISTGGKAPALSAEIRRELADKFGDCFGEYLEFAGEVREWLLENEDLEERRRILRAIASREIFDNLLAGDLDRVFREMEKAIPERFFNERAL, from the coding sequence ATGGCCGGGTTACCTGTTTTTTTGAAGCTGGAAGATAAGAAAGTGGCTGTTATCGGTGGGGGCAGTGTGGCCAGCAGAAAGGTTAGTTCTTTAGTTGAGGCTGGCGCTGAGATTGTGGTTATTAGCCCTGAAATAAATGCCAGGCTGGAGGGTATGGTAGAAGCCGGGCTGCTGGAATGGCGGCAAAAGAGCTATGAATATGGCGACCTGAAAGGGTTCTGGCTGGTTATTGCTGCGACTTCTGATAGCAGCGTTAATCATCAGGTTTATCAAGAGGCAAAAGAGATGATGCAATTGTATAATATTGCTGATAGGCCTGATCTTTCAACTTTTTATACAGCTGCCAGAGTTAAAAAAGGGGATTTGCAGATAGCTATTAGTACTGGCGGGAAAGCCCCGGCTCTTTCGGCTGAGATAAGGAGAGAGCTGGCAGATAAATTTGGGGATTGTTTTGGTGAATATCTTGAATTTGCCGGTGAAGTTAGAGAATGGTTACTTGAAAATGAGGATCTGGAAGAAAGACGGAGAATTCTTAGGGCGATTGCCAGCCGAGAGATTTTTGACAATTTGTTGGCTGGTGATTTAGATAGAGTTTTTAGAGAGATGGAAAAAGCTATTCCAGAAAGATTTTTTAATGAAAGGGCGTTATAA
- a CDS encoding bifunctional metallophosphatase/5'-nucleotidase: MKLNRKYLSISVIAIFVFASIFMAANVEALDTVIGQTDISLNGERQHVRTQETNLGNLVTDIIRWNTGADIAVYNGGGIRDSADLGDITLEDAIEILAFDNEVVSLEMTGLNIKRMLEHAVSDYPEVSGKFLQVSGLRFYFDADAEPGNRVKDIYVGGQRLRFRETYEVATNDFLAAGGDEYYMMEESRQLMTFGTRDQAMFIEYIQDNSPLFPVVEGRIVVMD; the protein is encoded by the coding sequence ATGAAGTTAAATCGTAAGTATTTATCAATCTCAGTAATTGCTATTTTTGTCTTTGCTTCAATCTTTATGGCTGCTAATGTTGAGGCTCTCGATACTGTTATCGGGCAGACCGATATTAGCCTGAATGGAGAAAGACAGCATGTGAGAACCCAGGAAACCAATCTTGGAAATTTAGTTACTGATATTATTCGCTGGAATACTGGTGCTGACATAGCTGTATATAACGGTGGAGGTATCCGTGATTCAGCTGATTTAGGCGACATTACCCTTGAAGATGCTATTGAAATTTTAGCCTTTGATAATGAGGTTGTCTCACTTGAGATGACAGGTCTCAATATTAAAAGGATGCTGGAGCATGCTGTAAGTGATTACCCTGAAGTATCTGGTAAATTCTTGCAGGTCAGTGGTTTGAGATTCTATTTTGATGCTGATGCTGAGCCTGGTAATAGGGTAAAGGATATTTATGTCGGTGGCCAGCGTTTAAGATTTAGAGAAACTTATGAAGTTGCCACTAATGATTTCCTAGCTGCCGGTGGCGATGAGTATTATATGATGGAAGAATCAAGACAGCTGATGACCTTCGGTACCAGAGATCAGGCTATGTTTATTGAGTACATTCAGGATAACAGCCCGCTCTTCCCGGTTGTAGAGGGTAGAATAGTTGTTATGGACTAG
- a CDS encoding S-layer homology domain-containing protein: MKKLTFVLVLLLAVAVAMPAQANFPDVSEDHWAYEAVVELQAAGVIEGYPDGEFKGQQNMTRYEMALIIARMLDDLNMQLDAMEHDIDALYAEVDELSEGLTAAQADDVAAIVQAMLEEYVPEREEGLTAEQSEQVVNLIRALTAEFNTELRMLRDDLGAMEAWGADIEANQELIADLEERMAAVETVQFSGSYSVDFNHTQTFDHEGEDYTFGTDLNYYYLPDVDSALLERIIEDFDDFEFEYDGEEDEYVLTDEDDEVIATFDTARDVWYYVVSQEIEAIMTDSDNENYVAYDAEEDGDRLYTSFDDHLAAAVKAFNENVAPLSSLRIQEDTSDDLALPGWASATEFTGLEKSTGFSQLLELQMDIRTDFFDATVDLDIEGTDEEVALSSAGLELENDFLKGVYGTSNTVSLNKFAVDSETVNGVTVEFKEWDVNTFFGHLSETTGADETDQFVSDYDEVDELDEDFEDDFFVIGNEDYSAYFTQGLDDQVTNNYYLMGADTNISLADFNIRAGAAMRSDRYDFTADSNRAVVTLGTGAVIDNLSLDVDAAFSMEPFADDLNLGTAIVASGDADVEDVAKIDAELRWKNDTFEDLYGADAHFDYDDADRFDTGIPEDGFALNLGVEQQFVDLFDGYVNFDLYDEDWRLTVGGGIDDLLIDGLSGTASFQRLHEAPDEDTDTIKAAGVYDVDPIELGLNFQMVMLEEGRTDVDGQEQSADELTFGANGSFAAMDYLTLNASYELVQNLGNYDAADFDDIDEDLSKQTIGFGADLVDFEVIENLTLNAGASYEMITGYEFDYTEEADATDYADAVEEAWAADTLDVNTISANVGLEYVMGRATFGNNFEFTNKTGDAVSDGNLFDNTFSLDYELVQDVEFTSSWQERLFRFSDDDNADDDWSTREIKAGVSIDF; encoded by the coding sequence ATGAAAAAACTAACATTTGTATTAGTATTACTTTTAGCTGTTGCAGTTGCAATGCCTGCACAGGCTAACTTCCCTGATGTGTCCGAAGATCACTGGGCATATGAGGCCGTTGTAGAATTGCAAGCAGCTGGCGTTATCGAAGGTTATCCAGATGGCGAGTTTAAAGGTCAGCAGAACATGACTCGTTACGAAATGGCTCTAATCATTGCCAGAATGCTAGACGACTTAAACATGCAGCTTGACGCTATGGAGCATGACATTGACGCTCTATATGCTGAAGTTGACGAACTAAGCGAAGGTCTAACAGCCGCACAGGCTGACGACGTTGCAGCTATCGTTCAGGCCATGCTCGAAGAGTATGTACCTGAAAGAGAAGAAGGATTAACTGCAGAGCAGTCAGAGCAGGTTGTTAACCTAATTAGAGCTCTAACCGCTGAGTTCAACACTGAGCTAAGAATGCTCCGCGACGATCTTGGTGCCATGGAAGCATGGGGCGCCGACATCGAAGCTAATCAGGAGCTAATTGCTGATCTTGAAGAAAGAATGGCTGCCGTTGAAACTGTTCAGTTTAGTGGTAGTTATTCTGTAGACTTCAATCATACTCAGACTTTTGATCATGAAGGTGAAGATTATACATTTGGTACAGATTTAAATTATTACTATCTTCCAGATGTAGATTCCGCTTTATTAGAAAGAATTATTGAAGATTTTGATGATTTTGAATTTGAATATGATGGCGAAGAAGACGAATATGTTTTAACTGATGAAGATGATGAGGTTATAGCAACATTTGATACCGCTAGAGATGTTTGGTATTATGTAGTATCTCAGGAAATTGAAGCAATCATGACTGACTCAGATAATGAAAATTATGTTGCTTATGATGCTGAAGAAGATGGAGATAGATTATACACTTCATTTGACGATCACTTAGCAGCAGCTGTTAAAGCTTTCAATGAAAATGTTGCTCCATTAAGTTCATTAAGAATTCAGGAAGATACTTCTGATGATCTTGCACTACCTGGTTGGGCATCAGCTACTGAATTTACTGGTTTAGAAAAATCAACTGGTTTCAGTCAGCTACTAGAATTACAAATGGATATTAGAACTGACTTCTTTGATGCTACCGTAGACCTTGATATCGAGGGAACAGATGAAGAGGTTGCACTTTCTAGCGCTGGTCTTGAGTTAGAAAATGACTTCTTAAAAGGCGTTTATGGTACAAGTAATACTGTATCATTAAATAAATTTGCCGTAGATAGCGAAACTGTTAATGGTGTAACTGTAGAATTTAAAGAATGGGATGTTAATACATTCTTTGGTCACTTAAGTGAAACCACTGGTGCAGATGAGACCGATCAGTTTGTATCAGATTATGATGAAGTTGATGAACTAGATGAAGATTTTGAAGATGACTTCTTTGTAATTGGTAATGAAGACTATAGTGCTTACTTTACTCAGGGTCTAGATGATCAAGTAACTAATAACTATTATTTAATGGGCGCTGACACTAATATTAGTCTTGCTGACTTTAATATTAGAGCTGGAGCAGCTATGCGTTCAGACAGATATGATTTCACTGCTGATTCCAATAGAGCAGTTGTTACTCTAGGTACTGGTGCTGTTATCGATAACTTGAGTCTTGATGTAGATGCTGCATTTAGCATGGAGCCATTTGCTGATGACTTAAATCTTGGTACAGCAATAGTTGCTAGTGGAGATGCTGATGTAGAAGATGTTGCTAAGATTGATGCAGAATTACGCTGGAAGAACGATACATTCGAAGACCTGTATGGTGCAGATGCACACTTCGATTATGATGATGCGGATAGATTTGATACTGGTATTCCAGAAGATGGATTTGCTCTTAACTTAGGTGTAGAGCAGCAGTTTGTTGATCTGTTTGACGGTTATGTAAACTTCGATCTTTATGATGAAGACTGGAGACTTACTGTTGGTGGCGGAATCGATGACCTATTAATCGATGGTCTATCAGGTACTGCTAGCTTCCAGAGATTACATGAAGCTCCAGACGAAGATACTGATACCATTAAAGCAGCTGGTGTTTATGATGTAGATCCTATTGAATTAGGTCTGAACTTCCAGATGGTTATGTTAGAAGAAGGTCGTACAGATGTTGATGGTCAGGAACAATCAGCTGATGAGTTAACATTTGGTGCTAATGGTAGCTTCGCAGCAATGGATTATCTAACATTGAACGCAAGTTATGAGTTAGTTCAAAACTTAGGTAATTATGATGCAGCTGACTTTGATGACATTGATGAAGATCTTTCAAAGCAGACTATTGGCTTTGGTGCAGATCTTGTAGACTTTGAAGTAATCGAAAACTTAACTCTAAATGCCGGTGCATCATATGAAATGATTACTGGTTATGAATTCGATTATACTGAAGAAGCCGATGCTACTGATTATGCTGATGCTGTAGAAGAAGCATGGGCTGCAGATACACTTGATGTGAATACTATTTCCGCTAATGTAGGTCTAGAATATGTTATGGGTAGAGCTACTTTCGGTAACAATTTTGAATTCACCAATAAAACTGGTGATGCCGTTTCTGATGGTAACCTATTTGATAATACATTCAGCCTAGATTATGAACTAGTTCAAGATGTTGAGTTTACTTCTAGCTGGCAGGAAAGACTATTCAGATTCAGTGATGATGATAACGCTGATGATGATTGGTCAACTAGAGAAATCAAAGCTGGTGTCAGCATAGACTTTTAA
- a CDS encoding PsbP-related protein, translating to MNRRIVVIGIIVGLVFGAGLFTGGAGIAGVAEAEAPEGYLEYTENDYFEIYYPGNFSVDTEIDEFIEIVYFYQVVDDRFNPNINVVVEKGVDLEVEEYLEANLENLDYQFPDFELEQEPESFEVDGYDGKKIVYQVDAEEGLINFEQILITTGDNAFVITYANLVKYAEDNREEFENMVENFVIR from the coding sequence ATGAATAGAAGAATTGTTGTTATTGGAATTATAGTTGGTCTGGTATTTGGAGCCGGTTTATTTACTGGTGGTGCTGGAATTGCAGGTGTTGCAGAGGCTGAAGCCCCTGAGGGATATCTGGAGTATACGGAGAATGACTATTTTGAGATTTATTATCCTGGGAATTTTTCTGTTGATACTGAGATTGATGAGTTTATAGAGATTGTTTATTTTTATCAGGTAGTTGATGACAGGTTTAATCCTAATATAAATGTTGTGGTGGAAAAGGGTGTTGATCTTGAGGTTGAGGAGTATCTTGAGGCTAACCTGGAGAACCTTGATTATCAGTTTCCTGATTTTGAACTTGAGCAGGAGCCAGAGAGTTTTGAAGTTGACGGTTATGATGGCAAGAAAATAGTGTATCAGGTTGACGCTGAAGAGGGTTTAATTAATTTTGAGCAGATATTAATTACGACCGGGGATAATGCCTTTGTAATAACATATGCAAATCTGGTGAAGTATGCTGAAGATAATAGAGAAGAATTTGAGAATATGGTTGAAAATTTTGTAATTAGGTAA